Proteins encoded within one genomic window of Gallus gallus isolate bGalGal1 chromosome 1, bGalGal1.mat.broiler.GRCg7b, whole genome shotgun sequence:
- the LOC112530505 gene encoding translation initiation factor IF-2-like isoform X1 has product MAARRAAGGGRRPGLRSQGARAASRQLRGKAGGAYCLRGAAGRRGGLPPRAPRRLVRPRHSCQAALAHGARLPRLLTSRKRGAPSRRLPRPGGGRDASRPPPPRAHRRRRPRVPGGRSAWASLLRGEPGPGREPRCPSSSAAELLGGGRDVPEVAGAISHGRRPRPSAGSCRGAQARAPRTASLQLSGLPWEPSEEIRVAPRPHDAP; this is encoded by the coding sequence ATGGCGGCGAGgcgggcggcgggaggcggccggCGGCCCGGCCTGCGCTCGCAGGGCGCTAGGGCAGCATCAAGGCAACTTAGGGGGAAGGCTGGCGGGGCCTATTGTctgcgcggggcggcggggcggcggggaggccTCCCCCCGCGGGCGCCGCGGCGCTTGGTACGGCCCAGGCATTCATGCCAAGCGGCTCTGGCGCACGGCGCTCGCCTCCCGCGGCTGCTGACAAGCCGCAAACGAGGCGCCCcctcccgccgcctcccccgccCCGGCGGCGGGCGGGACGCGTCGCGGCCTCCCCCGCCTCGCGCGcaccggcggcggcggccccgggtCCCTGGGGGCCGCTCCGCCTGGGCCTCCCTCCTTCGCGGGGAGCCGGGGCCTGGCCGAGAGCCACGGTGCCCGTCGAGCTCCGCGGCCGAGCTGCTGGGCGGGGGGCGCGACGTGCCCGAGGTGGCGGGAGCCATCTCGCACGGCCGTCGTCCCCGTCCCAGCGCCGGCTCCTGTCGAGGGGCGCAGGCCCGTGCCCCGAGAACAGCAAGCCTCCAGCTTTCGGGGCTTCCATGGGAGCCCAGTGAGGAGATCAGAGTGGCTCCCAGGCCACACGACGCGCCCTGA